Within the Gadus chalcogrammus isolate NIFS_2021 chromosome 15, NIFS_Gcha_1.0, whole genome shotgun sequence genome, the region AGGGGGGTGCctccgtgaaatgccgcaagaaagctgggaggtttccccacttgcaactcggaaggctggtgtccgaggcatctggaacacaccgtAACTGCGGTGGTTAGGCGGATCGACTCCCACCCTAAAGGGTCTGGAGTCCGATGCCCCCAGCCACATCCCACCTGGAGGTGGGATGTGGCCATTCCTGAGCGAGATGGCCAACCCCTTCCTGCGCTTTCATAACATCTTAATTTacggtcgctttggataaaagtacaTGGTAGTAATGGGTTGAATTAGCCAACGCCACGCGACCACGACAGGCCTATGTTGAGTCGTGTTTACCTGTGGCGAGGATTCATTTCAGCGCCATAACCGGTCCAACCGCTCTCTCAACAGGTTCAGATCACACTCAGCACCCACGAGTGTGGGGGTCTGTCGCAGAGGGACATCACGCTGGCCACCTTCGTCGACCAGGCGTCCCTCATGTGAGCGACAGCTgaacccccaaaaaaaaagtttcctGTCGTCATTCCAGTTCAGAAAAAACCTAAACCAAAAGCCAGCAGTGTTGTGTACTGGTGAGTGTCTGAGTGTATATAAAGGAAGATTATGAGAGAATGAATAAAGGATTACATACAGGATTACTCACAGGATGTTACTGGTGTTATAACCCGAGTGTCCCATCTGGGATCAATTAAGTAGACCTTGTCTAAGCATTTCTTTGCTTAGGCACAAGTCAATTGTCTTTATGTAAAACATGTGCCTTTCCATCTGTCTGTATTTGTTCAAAATGTTAGTGCTGaaataaaaaggttttttttccaaaatattTAAGTCATACATGTATCATAAATATATTAACCTTTTAGTCATTATCACCCCCCTCATTTCGGAGTTTGATATTGTTTCACTGCAGCAGAAATGAATCAAGTCTTCTAGCAACATggtatttattaatttaaatgGACAACATTCAAAAGGAGCATTGGGCCACGCCAATGGTGGTTACAAAGCCAAATCCCTGAGTCTGCTAACAACCACAGGATCTGTTAACATGAGCTCTGGTCGGGCCAACGAGGAGCCATGCTCTATTATTGCTATGTGGTGCTTTTAAATAACAGCCGACGACACAAACctaaacaaatacacatttcGGATGAGTAATGGACACCTTCATGAACATTAAAACCGTATCCGTATGCATGAGACGGTGACATGGTACGAAAAGAGTGAAATTAGAAATAGCTCCGTGATTAAACTCATATTTTCgctaaccccctcccccatcctacACAACATGGATGCGTTTGATCCCTTGATTGCATCTTAAAAATCCATAATTCAGTTTACCGGGCACCAATAGCAACGCAGAAACATAGCCAACATGGTGGACAAGATCTGGCCAGTAGGAAACACTGGAACGGCTTCTGAAGTCTTTCTGAATGCAAAAAAAATCGTATACATTCACAACTCAatacaaaaatattaaaaaggtTGTACGATCCTAAAAGAATAGGACTGGCCAGGATTATAGATAATCAATGAAACACAAATCACACAGTGGTctaatacacaaaaacacacagcaaaATGACACACGCAAGTTAGAGAACCGTTTTTTGAAAGACATGCCTGCTTTCTGAAACTATGAAATATGTGCTGTTGTTGTCTCTCCTGGAACAAGGTCATGTTTTGGGTGAACATTGAAATATTGTAATGGATATAGGCGACACAGTTTCAACAATCAATAGGAGTAATAACACGAGTCCACTAATCTTGCGAGTatgtcaaaaacaaaacaaaataggtCCAAGGTCATTCGAGTATGGATTGTTCCCCTTTTCACATGGGACTGAAAAAGGTGAACTTTTGAGCAGTCGGACAGAAACACAGTATAAAGAGGATACGCCTACATAGTTTAAACCCATGTCAGACGCCGGAAATCTACAGACTGTTGACATAACCGCATTAGTTGACATAACCTGTGTGAGAGGTCCTATTACGTAACCAGAATGAAGAAGAGAGACATGGTCATAATAGGTGGAGATTGAGGTAGATTCAGAGAGGATCTTGAATTACAAGGAAGGAAAATATTCAGGTTATCTGTCaaccacatataaatatataatgacAATCATTTTACTCCACAGGAtgaattaaaacatatttttgctTTTGAAATTTTGAAAAAATGATTTTAAAGGGGAAGTGAGTCGAAACATTCAATGTCAGCCCTTATTAAAACGATTTCTTATCCTTTAACCTAAGTGACATGGAATTCTCTCTGAAACCTTCTTCCACAGTCAATGTATCATAGCAAAAGTATGAATTACATTTGTATTAAGTGCTAGGAAAGATATTTCAAAGAAATTATTATAGCTACTGAAAATATTATATCAATGTAGTTCTATTAAAAGCAGCAAAGTTTAAagttaaaacacaaataaaagtggaaaaactgaaaaactgCATTCAGGGCAACCAGGTTACTGCAGTACATGCAGTTGTACACTGGAGGGCAGAAGAGCAGCGTGTTACGCTTTCAGTGGTTTGTGTTTCTAGGCGTCGTCACATATTCAGCGAAGATCGCATTTTGAAATGTTCCTGTTTGATTGTTACAAGtataaaaggaagaaaaaaaatacttgaaTGCATTCACTTGTAAACAGAATATATGAAAAACTAAAATTAATTTAGTTTGATGATTGAAATCCCGATCCAAGACATAATTAAGCACAGATAAAACTCAAATCgggaaaaacaaacagcaaaaGAAAACGATAACAAACAAAAATCAAAGACATTTCAGATAATCATTAGAATGAAGGATTTGAGTCATAATTTCTCTATGGTTTCTAGGCACAGTAAATGTGTGGTTTCCCTCTCGTGAGTTAAAACACGATGGCTTGTGCATCCCAGGTCGTTTGTCAGTGCAAACAGTAGGGTTAGCCAGGGCAGGATAAGGCAACCGTTGGACTGTAGGATTCTTACTGAGCGGACAGGCCAAaggacgggggggaggagagagagagagagactggtagtCCTCTTACAGGTGTGCAGGTGGAAGGTAGACTGGGTGCGGCCAGAGGTGTCGGCCAGGTGAGGTTGCCGGTGCTCAGTGGGCTTTACCGTTCCCGTTCATGTGAACCTCTGGGGCTGTGGGCTTGTGCACCTCAGTGCTGTAGAGGCAGTCCAGGAATCCGCAGGAGATTTCCGTCACCATGGACCTGTCCGGGATGGACTGCGCCATGCCGTAGATggctccctggggggggggggggggggggggacactggtAAACAACTCCCCCTCAAAGGCTTTCATAGTCTCATCTGAGACGACGGCGGTTCAAATCAGTCTCTTGAATATTAAAGGACATTGATAGAACCGGGTGGATTTTGCCACAGGTTAAGACTGACGAGCTCAAACAAATAACATGCATTTGCATCTCAGGTTGCTATGCAAATGCTTTTTTAACACAGGTCGCACAGGTTTGCAGTGGGGTGACCCGGGGGCCTATTGGCGAGACGTAGCTTAGCTAACCGTAGCCTAGCTAACCGTAGCCTAGCTTACCATTCCAGTGGTCTTCTccttggggttcttcatgatgATGGCCACCTGTTCCCTGACGTCCTTGACAAACTTCTCGGCCACGCCCTCCTTTGTATGCAGGACCGTGCAGCAGATGTGGATACtgtaaataagaaaaataattaCACACAGCACAGCCCCTAACAAACCCTCATACATGGATAACACGTCTCTCAGGTGAATTTGGATCAGTCTGTTTCCCGGGCAGATGCCCCACGTTGCCCCCTGGTTACCTGGAGGGGTACTGCAGTGTGTTCAGGTTCCAGCCTTTGGTCGTCAGCGCGTTGGAGAGGCGGAAGATATCGAAGTCGTCGGAGCCCATGGCCACCACGGACACCTCGGGCTTCCCGAACACAAACAGTCCCTTGATCTCACGGACCCTACGGGGCAAAGGAGGGGTGGAACACGGACACTGAGGAAGGCTGTACAGGGctgatcaaataaataaaccttCTGAGAAAGCTGAGTAATACAACTGAACTGATTTTGaatagcgcttttatccaaaacgctttacaatattgcctgactttcacccattcatgcacacattcacacaccaacggcggagtcagccacgcagggcgacagcctgctcgtcaggagcagtcagggcggggcgtctcgctcaggggatcgaaccagcgaccttgcggttaccagccgacccgctccacctcctgagccccCGCCACCCTGACCTGGGCGGTGACCCAACCACCGCACAGACGTGCGCTGCTGTCGTGTGGTCTTACTCGGCCTCGATCGTGCGCGCGGTGCTGATGATCTTGCGCGTGGCGTCCACGTATCCGTCCTCGCCCATGTGCATCATGGTGGCCCAGCAGGCGGCGATGATGCCCCCCGGCCTGGAGCCCGCTATGGAGGGCGAGGCGTAGATCCCGCCCTGCCAGTTGGGAGCCACAAAGTACTGGAAGTGGCGGTACTTCTTCTCGCTGTACAGGATGACCGAGGAGCCTTTGGGGGCGTAGCCatactgcagagagagagagagagacacacagagagagacacacagagagagagagagagagagacagagagagacagagagagagagagacagagagacagagagacagagagacagagacagagagagagagagagagagagagagagagagagagagagagagagagagagagagagagagagagagacagacagagacagagagacagagagacagagagagagagagagacacagacagacagagagacacagagagagagagagagagacagacagagagagagacagagagacagagagaaagagacagacagacagtcacatGGGGAAGTTTAAACATAAAgccgcacgcacatgcatgcagaaaTTAATACATCCGTTTCATGTCTATTTTACGCTCCACCAATGGGCTTCATGAAAACCACAGAATGGCAGATGTCTGATCAAGAACGATTTCCTAATCCACTTTTCCGGACTGTGAAATATGCGGGCCACGTGTACATGTTCTGTACTGCACGCCGAGTTTCCCCTTTAAAATCCACTTACAAAACCAACGAGCCGCGCCTCCCCAGTACACGTTGGCCCCCTCCCTGCCTACTGCAGCTCCACAGGAGTGGAACTGAGTGGGGATCTCTCCTGCTGGAGAGCCAGCAGGGGAGAGAGGCTCACCTTGTGCGTGTCGGCAGACATGCTGGTGACCCCCTTGATCCTGAAGTCGAACGGGGCCAGGGGGTAGCCCGCCTTGGCCATGAAGCCGATGAGGAACCCCCCCAGGCACGCGTCCACGTGCAGGGGCAGCTTGTAGCGCAGGGCCAGCTGGGGAGAGAACcgggggtggcggggggttGGGAAGAGAGTGTGAGAGCCGTGGCGGAACAGCACAGGTAAGGGTCAGTTCtctgaatgtctgtctgtctgcgtccgcAGTCGTCCCTCACCTTGGCTACTTCCTCCACAGGGTCGATGATGCCATGGGGGAACTGAGGGGCGGAGCAGACCAGCATGGCCGTGTTGCCGTTGATGGCCCTCTTCATGGCCTGGGGAACGACAACACTGACACGATTAGACCGATCGGTTGGACTGGGGTTAGCCCTCcgcccgttctgccggcgatttgaatcCGCCCTGcggaagggtctggagaagagcaacacatttctttctgcttccgatacgctTTTGTAGGGGAGCCAATCAccgagctggcttttccccctggcgcgctattggttGGTTTAAGAccatgacgacagggaagcgacggcaaacagccaatcacgtacagagtcagttgaactaggcccgttgatcatgcctcttgtgctgaaggaaatgacagcagcctccccagaccaagctcaacgTAGGCCTAGTCTACGTTTGAGCTTGGCccggcaatagccaggctaacgATTGGTAGCCTTTTGAAACGTTTGACATATAAACCCCTTGGGCTGTTGTTGTATTAGACCCAGGTTTTGTCCTCACCTTCATGTCCACCTTCATGGTGTCCGGGTCCAAGGGAACGTGGACCAGCTTCATACCAAAGTAGTGCGCCGCTTTGTCGAAGGCCGCGTGGACGCTCTTTGGTGCAACGCTAAACAGAGCACAAACCGCACGGAGAGAAACGGCGAAACATTAGATTCCGTCCACCTCCCACACACAGTCGGTGCCAACTGGACTGCCGTCCGCTCGGGATGCCATGGCAACAAACAAACGACCACATTCCGACATGCATTCCGACATGCATTCCGACAGGGAGTTTGTGCGTTCGGAGCGAAGCCGGGTGGAGAGGTCGTACATTTCAGGGTGCTTGACTCCGCGCTCGTACGCCATGTCTCTGTAGGCCTTGCACGCCATCAGGATGCTCTCTGTGCCGCCGGAGGTGACCTGGACGACAGGCGGAAGAGGGCACACGACGATGACCGGATGACTGGGATTATTCATACAGCGCTGAAGGTCCCAGGACCTGCCACCAGGTAGGTGTGgcgtgattagccgctacaCGCCGTTTTGAAAACCTGCCCCTCATGACGGTGATGATCACAGGCGGGCGTGTCCCCCCTAGAtgtgcgctggatagatcaagtctaccagcctacacaGTGGACGGTAGTAAACGTCGCTCATGTATCCAGCACACGTCGAGGTGGccactaatcacactcacacctgggggcctgccatgggacctttataAAAAGGGGTCGATGAACCGCGGACTCACCGTGCCACAGGACTCGGGACCTCCGTGGAACAGCGAGCAGGTCATCCtcaccacctccgcctccatctTCCGCACCCCGGGGAAGATGTCGGGGTGGAGCGGGTTGCTCCACGCAAAGTCGCCGTAGACCTGGGGACCGGGGGAACGAGGGGCTCTTTGAGATGTGACATTCAGACCTGGAACGCCGATCTtatgcaggagggggggggggtggagaggcaTACCTTAACCAAGAGTTGGGTCAGCGTCTCGTCTCCCCAGTACACAGCCCCTGACACCCAGCCCTTCTCCCATTGGACCTCATCTGCAGCAGGAGACGGCACACAATCAATCCTCCAGAACATGAAAGCACAACATTTACAGCATCCCTTACAAAACACGAAGGCCGGTTCTTAAGACCTCTGACGCCACCAGCTCTTAATAAAGGAGGGGGCTTCGTTTATCATTTTTGCCAACTGCGCCAAAGCCGGCCGGTCCCGGACGAACGGCGGGCACTCACTCAGCGTCTGGTATTCCTTGATCATGTCGAGCACTTGGGCCTGGGAAAGGCCGGCGGCCGGGAGCTGCTTTGTGTAGCTCATGCCCTCCTTCAGAGTGCACAGACTGACCGACATGTCGTCCAGGGCCTTGTTCAGCTGGCTCTGGatctgtcgggggggggggggggggggaaacacaaGACAATGAAGCCGCTTTGGAAAGCAGCTGTGTTTACCGCAACTCAACCCCAATGGGTCTCCGGCCGTAAGAtgcggagagggggggagaaatgTCTGTTTTGCAAAAACATGAATGTTGTAATACAAT harbors:
- the sgpl1 gene encoding sphingosine-1-phosphate lyase 1 isoform X1; its protein translation is MAASSDSALDVYREMLLLYVEQGRTQVNSLCADLEPWQVIGITALTTLGGVWAKGFLFQQESLTSRMKKRVFRLIRKIPYVGMAIQSQLNKALDDMSVSLCTLKEGMSYTKQLPAAGLSQAQVLDMIKEYQTLNEVQWEKGWVSGAVYWGDETLTQLLVKVYGDFAWSNPLHPDIFPGVRKMEAEVVRMTCSLFHGGPESCGTVTSGGTESILMACKAYRDMAYERGVKHPEIVAPKSVHAAFDKAAHYFGMKLVHVPLDPDTMKVDMKAMKRAINGNTAMLVCSAPQFPHGIIDPVEEVAKLALRYKLPLHVDACLGGFLIGFMAKAGYPLAPFDFRIKGVTSMSADTHKYGYAPKGSSVILYSEKKYRHFQYFVAPNWQGGIYASPSIAGSRPGGIIAACWATMMHMGEDGYVDATRKIISTARTIEAEVREIKGLFVFGKPEVSVVAMGSDDFDIFRLSNALTTKGWNLNTLQYPSSIHICCTVLHTKEGVAEKFVKDVREQVAIIMKNPKEKTTGMGAIYGMAQSIPDRSMVTEISCGFLDCLYSTEVHKPTAPEVHMNGNGKAH
- the sgpl1 gene encoding sphingosine-1-phosphate lyase 1 isoform X2 gives rise to the protein MDYKSALDVYREMLLLYVEQGRTQVNSLCADLEPWQVIGITALTTLGGVWAKGFLFQQESLTSRMKKRVFRLIRKIPYVGMAIQSQLNKALDDMSVSLCTLKEGMSYTKQLPAAGLSQAQVLDMIKEYQTLNEVQWEKGWVSGAVYWGDETLTQLLVKVYGDFAWSNPLHPDIFPGVRKMEAEVVRMTCSLFHGGPESCGTVTSGGTESILMACKAYRDMAYERGVKHPEIVAPKSVHAAFDKAAHYFGMKLVHVPLDPDTMKVDMKAMKRAINGNTAMLVCSAPQFPHGIIDPVEEVAKLALRYKLPLHVDACLGGFLIGFMAKAGYPLAPFDFRIKGVTSMSADTHKYGYAPKGSSVILYSEKKYRHFQYFVAPNWQGGIYASPSIAGSRPGGIIAACWATMMHMGEDGYVDATRKIISTARTIEAEVREIKGLFVFGKPEVSVVAMGSDDFDIFRLSNALTTKGWNLNTLQYPSSIHICCTVLHTKEGVAEKFVKDVREQVAIIMKNPKEKTTGMGAIYGMAQSIPDRSMVTEISCGFLDCLYSTEVHKPTAPEVHMNGNGKAH